From Schizosaccharomyces pombe strain 972h- genome assembly, chromosome: II, the proteins below share one genomic window:
- the git7 gene encoding SGT1-like protein Git7, whose product MGVDLSDINDSLFKLSDKLSNDLAKQRNLCIVKEPSFSIEEHIKCFTTCINTYKPFSCLKHANWALLLAKKKSDTGLIGYCQSLRGLAYYLLEQYQSSAICFGFALKHLKKEDLTKWQVQLDSMLTIVHEQQNQDTSSLIPDECPNIPELEAAKIEGDEEFLNMSLKAPEGQIEKNEEKLSNRIRYDWSQTSFSLNIDIYAKKVKDEDVSLLMEKNTLKIEIKLEDGSIFSLVLDPLYEEIVPEKSSFKLFSSKVEITLIKKVSEIKWEALVKSPANNSVNVYAKDSNHSSASGNTKNKAKDWDSLAKLADLEEDEPTGEAALANLFQNLYKNADDDTRRAMMKSYTESNGTALSTNWKDVKSKTFETKPPQGMEPKKF is encoded by the exons ATGGGTGTAGATCTTTCTGATATTAATGATTcccttttcaaattatctGATAAACTGTCAAATGATTTGGCGAAGCAGAGAAACCTATGTATCGTAAAAGAACCATCATTCTCAATAGAGGAGCATATCAAGTGTTTTACAACTTGCATAAATACCTACAAACCATTTAGTTGTCTAAAGCATGCTAATTGGGCTTTATTGCTggcaaaaaagaaatccgATACCGGTTTAATTGGTTATTGTCAATCTCTAAGAGG GCTTGCGTATTACTTACTTGAGCAATATCAAAGTTCTGCCATATGTTTTGGATTTGCCctaaaacatttaaaaaaagaagatttaaCAAAATGGCAAGTTCAACTAGACAGCATGCTTACGATCGTTCACGAACAACAGAATCAGGACACCTCATCGCTCATTCCAGATGAATGTCCAAATATTCCGGAATTAGAAGCTGCCAAAATTGAAGGAGACGAAGAGTTCCTTAATATGAGCTTGAAGGCGCCGGAAGGccaaatagaaaaaaacgaagaaaaactttcaaataGAATTCGTTATGACTGGTCCCAAACGTCTTTTTCCCTAAATATCGACATATATGCGAAGAAAGTCAAAGATGAAGATGTGAGCTTATTAATGGAAAAGAACACT TTGAAAATAGAAATTAAGCTTGAAGATGGATCAATATTCTCCTTGGTTTTAGATCCTCTGTATGAAGAAATTGTTCCTGAAAAATCGTcattcaaattattttcaagtaaGGTTGAAATTACCTTAATTAAGAAAGTCAGCGAGATAAAATGGGAGGCCTTAGTTAAGAGTCCGGCGAACAATTCGGTGAACGTCTATGCTAAAGATTCAAACCATTCAAGTGCTTCTGGTAATACGAAAAATAAAGCGAAGGATTGGGATTCGCTAGCAAAGCTGGCAGATTTGGAAGAAGACGAACCTACTGGAGAAGCTGCTTTGGCTAActtatttcaaaatctgTACAAGAACGCCGATGATGACACCCGAAGAGCTATGATGAAAAGCTATACAGAAAGTAACGGCACTGCTTTATCAACTAACTGGAAAGATgtgaaaagcaaaacattTGAA
- the ubp15 gene encoding ubiquitin hydrolase Ubp15: MVLSNVDAEEVNMDSSMELEESSQEPLRADNYEEIYNSLVHHEPDLEEAAHASYSWVVKNFSTLEDKTYSPLFKAGHTTWRIVLFPKGCNQTEYASVFLEYLPQCKVEAIRKYEAELAAGKTPTIDPEIVNDETYSCCAQFALSLSNVQDPTVMQINTSHHRFRSEVKDWGFTRFVDLRKIAVPTPEFPVPFLENDEICISVTVRVLQDPTGVLWHSFVNYNSKKETGYVGLKNQGATCYMNSLLQSLFFTNIFRKTVYKIPTDNDDSRDSVAYALQRVFYNLEKQREPVSTTELTRSFGWNSFDSFMQHDIQEFNRVLQDNLEKKMKGTEVENALNDIFVGKMKSYVKCIDVNYESSRVEDFWDIQLNVKGMDTLEDSFRDAIQVETLTGDNKYYAEGHGLQDAHKGIIFESLPNVLQLQLKRFDYDMLRDMMVKINDRHEFPLEIDLEPYLSETADKSESHVYVLHGVLVHGGDLHGGHYYALIKPEKDSNWFKFDDDRVTRATIKEVLEDNYGGEPAGRAKGYNGNPFKRFMNAYMLVYFRKSRLDHILSPVTAEDVPFHVRNTLDEEHRVVERKLLEREEQQIYRRVRVLTTDGFKKYHGFDMTDFSASDDDPVLITTKIKRNANIWDLQKHLAGLLNRDTSGIRIWLMTNRQNRTVRVDLPLDKKTILVDQICDMHIRKDMDMRVYVEFLSEHNQLLADFGATDDNDFDTYIFLKIFDYETQQISGLADLHVSKNSPISSLSEWIREHLKWSSDVPITYYEEIKTGMVDVLDPNASFEKSEIQVGDIICFEKKLVHDSSSDTSHPYKSALDLYDFMAHRVVITFEPRYSDDTNNGVFDLVLTTHTNYTDMARAVANKLNVDPNYLQFTMAHLPSRTPRSVIRNPSKFTLQNAIPSTYSHNQNVVMFYEVLDITLSELERKQLIRVHFLSNGISHETQMEFYVDKEGTVEDILRQVTQKVPLNAEDASRLRLYEVYNHRILKSHLPTDGIYDLNEFSTAYVEVTPKEEQMQLKTDDAVSIVVQHFFKDLSRLHDIPFYFVLLRGETLKDLKKRLQKRLGYNDTQFSKVKLAVLQAQSFGKPYYLTDDDEVLYGELEPQSHILGLDHPPANGSAQYHGMDQAIRMK, from the exons ATG GTGCTTTCAAATGTAGACGCTGAAGAAGTCAATATGGATAGCAGCATGGAATTAGAAGAAAGCTCTCAGGAACCACTACGTGCCGATAATT ATGAGGAGATCTACAATTCATTAGTGCATCATGAACCCGACTTGGAAGAGGCTGCGCATGCTTCCTACTCGTGGGTGGTGAAGAACTTTAGTACCTTGGAAGACAAAACCTACAGTCCTTTATTTAAAGCAGGACATACTACCTGGagaattgttttatttcctAAGGGATGCAATCAAACCGAATACGCGTCCGTTTTCTTAGAATATCTACCACAGTGTAAAGTGGAAGCAATCCGTAAGTATGAGGCAGAATTAGCTGCAGGTAAAACTCCGACTATTGATCCTGAGATTGTGAACGATGAGACTTATTCTTGCTGTGCTCAGTTTGCCTTATCTTTATCGAATGTTCAGGATCCAACTGTTATGCAAATTAACACATCGCACCATCGTTTCCGTTCCGAGGTTAAAGATTGGGGATTTACTAGATTTGTTGATCTTCGTAAGATTGCTGTTCCAACCCCTGAGTTTCCCGTTCCTTTTCTCGAAAACGATGAAATTTGTATATCTGTGACCGTTCGCGTTCTTCAAGACCCTACAGGCGTCCTTTGGCATTCATTCGTAAACTATAACTCTAAGAAAGAAACGGGCTACGTTGGTTTGAAAAACCAAGGTGCAACGTGTTATATGAACTCGCTACTTCaatctcttttctttactaaTATTTTCCGTAAAACAGTCTACAAAATTCCTACCGATAATGATGATTCAAGGGATAGTGTAGCCTACGCTTTACAAAGAGTGTTTTATAACCTCGAAAAGCAGCGTGAACCCGTTAGCACGACCGAGCTAACTCGTTCTTTTGGTTGGAATTCTTTTGACTCTTTTATGCAACACGATATTCAAGAATTTAATCGTGTTTTGCAGGATAACctagaaaagaaaatgaaaggGACAGAGGTTGAAAATGCGCTCAATGATATATTCGTTGgcaaaatgaaaagttatgTCAAGTGTATTGACGTCAATTACGAGTCTTCTCGAGTTGAAGACTTTTGGGATATTCAATTGAATGTCAAGGGAATGGATACTTTGGAAGACTCATTTCGAGATGCGATTCAAGTGGAAACCTTGACGGGTGACAATAAGTATTATGCTGAAGGACACGGCTTACAAGATGCACATAAGGgtataatttttgaatcGCTTCCCAATGTTCTACAGTTGCAACTTAAGCGCTTTGATTATGATATGCTTCGAGATATGATGGTGAAAATTAACGATCGACATGAATTCCCATTAGAAATTGATTTAGAGCCTTATCTCTCTGAAACAGCCGATAAAAGTGAATCCCATGTTTATGTGCTGCACGGTGTCCTAGTCCATGGAGGTGATTTGCACGGCGGCCATTATTATGCTCTTATTAAACCAGAAAAAGACAGTAATTGGTTCAAATTCGATGATGATCGCGTCACTCGTGCTACaataaaagaagttttAGAAGATAACTATGGTGGAGAACCAGCTGGGCGTGCTAAGGGATATAACGGAAACCCTTTTAAGCGCTTTATGAATGCTTATATGTTAGTTTACTTCCGAAAAAGTAGGCTTGACCACATCCTGTCACCGGTAACTGCAGAAGACGTTCCATTTCACGTTAGAAATACACTGGATGAAGAGCATCGAGTAGTCGAACGGAAATTACTCGAACGTGAAGAACAGCAAATTTATAGGAGGGTTCGGGTACTTACTACTGAtggttttaaaaagtatcatGGTTTTGATATGACAGATTTCTCTGCAAGCGATGATGATCCAGTTCTTATAactacaaaaataaaaagaaatgcgAATATTTGGGATTTGCAAAAGCACCTTGCTGGACTACTTAATAGAGACACAAGTGGTATTCGTATTTGGCTTATGACGAATCGCCAAAATCGAACTGTTAGAGTTGACCTTCCACTTGATAAAAAGACTATACTCGTTGATCAGATCTGTGATATGCATATACGTAAAGACATGGATATGAGAGTTTATGTGGAATTCTTAAGTGAACACAATCAGCTACTTGCGGATTTTGGTGCCACGGATGATAACGATTTCGACACCTACATTTTTCTGAAGATTTTCGATTATGAAACTCAGCAAATATCCGGTTTGGCCGACCTACATGTTTCAAAGAATAGCCCCATTTCTTCACTTTCAGAGTGGATTCGTGAACATTTAAAGTGGTCTTCTGATGTTCCTATCACATattatgaagaaattaaaaccGGCATGGTTGATGTTTTGGATCCGAATGctagttttgaaaaatccGAGATCCAAGTGGGAGACATTATATGTTTTGAGAAGAAATTGGTCCATGATTCTTCATCGGACACCTCTCACCCTTACAAATCAGCTCTTGACCTCTATGATTTCATGGCACATAGAGTAGTAATTACTTTTGAGCCTCGTTATTCCGATGATACCAACAATGGTGTTTTTGATTTGGTGCTTACAACGCATACCAATTATACTGATATGGCTCGAGCAGTGGCCAATAAACTTAATGTCGATCCTAATTATCTTCAGTTTACTATGGCACATCTACCTTCGCGCACTCCTCGTTCAGTAATTCGTAACCCTTCGAAATTTACCTTACAAAATGCGATACCATCAACCTACTCTCATAACCAAAATGTGGTTATGTTCTATGAAGTCTTGGACATTACGCTTAGTGAACTGGAGCGTAAGCAATTAATCCGGGTGCATTTCCTGTCGAATGGTATTTCGCATGAAACTCAGATGGAGTTTTATGTTGACAAGGAAGGAACTGTGGAAGACATTCTTCGACAGGTTACTCAAAAAGTACCTTTAAATGCTGAAGATGCTTCGAGACTTCGTCTTTATGAAGTTTACAATCACcggattttgaaaagtcaTCTACCCACGGATGGAATATATGATCTAAATGAATTCTCCACTGCTTATGTTGAAGTCACGCCCAAAGAAGAACAAATGCAATTAAAGACTGATGATGCAGTGTCAATTGTAGTACAACACTTTTTCAAAGACTTATCACGGTTGCATGATATcccattttattttgtctTACTTCGTGGTGAGACTTTGAAAGACCTAAAAAAACGGCTGCAAAAACGATTGGGCTATAACGATACCCAGTTCTCGAAAGTCAAGCTTGCAGTTTTGCAGGCCCAGTCATTTGGAAAGCCTTATTATCTTACCGACGATGATGAAGTACTCTATGGAGAACTTGAACCACAGTCACATATCTTGGGACTCGATCATCCACCAGCTAATGGTAGTGCTCAATACCATGGTATGGACCAAGCAATAAGaatgaaataa
- the dld2 gene encoding D-lactate dehydrogenase, with the protein MHSLQCRRVIPFGKLSLSLHAPRNALRFVHKPAFTFESYKSLHRDPKYAKLSEQDVQVFKSIIGKDGSLIDGLDKSTDPADLDAFNIDWMNKYRGKTQLALKPKTTQQVSEILKYCNQKKLAVVPQGGNTGLVGGSVPVFDEIVLNLGLMNQIHTFDEISGVITLDSGVILENADNFLAEKGYMFPLDLGAKGSCQVGGCAATAAGGLRLLRYGSLHGSILGMEAVLPDGTILDNLVTLRKDNTGLDIKQLFIGSEGYLGVITKLSVICPKRPSSTNVAFFGVPSYENVLKAFSETRSHLTEILSAFELMDNTSQTLVDKYSGTQRPLEDEHPFYVLVETQGSNKEHDEQKITALVEDLLEKEIISDGVLAQDESQLRVLWERREGITECLAKAGSGVYKYDVSLPLPVLYDLVNDTKKRLIEFNLLDDTPEHPVIDVVGFGHMGDGNLHLNIAVRQFDKRVEKCLEPWVYEWVSRHRGSISAEHGLGLLKKPFVGYSKSKEMIHLMKTLKNVFDPNGIMLPYKYV; encoded by the exons ATGCATTCGCTTCAGTGCCGCCGTGTTATTCCGTTTGGCAAGCTTTCGCTTTCTCTGCATGCTCCGCGTAATGCGCTCCGTTTTGTTCACAAGCCAGCGTTTACATTTGAATCTTATAAGTCGCTTCATCGAGATCCCAAATACGCAAAGTTGAGTGAGCAAGACGTTCAAGTTTTCAAATCAATTATTGGCAAAGATGGATCTTTAATTGATGGACTAGACAAATCAACTGACCCAGCCGATTTGGATGCGTTCAATATTGACTGGATGAACAAATATCGTGGTAAAACTCAACTTGCATTGAAGCCCAAAACAACTCAGCAAGTTAGCGAAATCTTGAAATACTGTAACCAGAAAAAGCTTGCCGTAGTACCTCAAGGTGGTAATACTGGTTTGGTCGGTGGCTCCGTACCGGTTTTCGATGAGATTGTTCTCAACTTAGGCTTAATGAACCAAATTCATACCTTCGATGAAATCTCTGGAGTCATCACTTTGGATTCTGGAGTTATCTTGGAAAATGcagataattttttggctGAAAAAGGATACATGTTTCCATTAGACCTTGGCGCCAAAGGCAGTTGTCAGGTTGGCGGATGTGCTGCCACTGCTGCTGGAGGATTGCGTTTGTTACGTTATGGTAGCTTACATGGTTCCATTCTTGGAATGGAGGCTGTTTTGCCTGACGGCACTATTCTCGATAACTTGGTTACTCTTCGCAAAGACAACACTGGTTTGGATATTAAACAATTGTTTATTGGTAGTGAAGGATATTTAGGAGTAATTACCAAATTAAGTGTTATTTGCCCTAAGAGGCCTTCTTCCACAAACGTCGCATTTTTTGGTGTACCCTCTTACGAAAACGTCTTAAAGGCCTTTTCCGAAACTAGGTCTCATCTTACCGAAATTTTGTCGGCATTTGAATTGATGGACAATACTTCACAAACCTTGGTAGATAAGTACAGTGGAACTCAACGCCCTTTAGAGGACGAACATCCATTTTATGTCCTTGTGGAAACCCAAGGCTCAAACAAGGAACACgatgaacaaaaaataactgCTTTAGTTGAAGatcttttggaaaaagaaattatttcaGATGGCGTTTTGGCTCAAGATGAATCCCAATTGCGAGTTCTTTGGGAACGTCGAGAAGGTATTACCGAGTGCTTAGCTAAAGCAGGCTCTGGTGTTTACAAATATGATGTTTCACTTCCTTTGCCAGTTTTGTACGATCTGGTTAATGATACAAAAAAGCGTCTTATAGAATTCAACTTACTAGATGACACCCCAGAACACCCCGTTATTGACGTTGTTGGATTTGGTCACATGGGCGATGGTAACTTACATCTGAACATAGCTGTGCGCCAATTTGATAAAAGAGTTGAAAAGTGTCTTGAACCATGGGTCTATGAATGGGTTTCCCGGCATAGAGGTTCAATTTCTGCTGAACATGGTTTAGgtcttttgaaaaagccATTCGTTGGTTATTCCAAATCGAAGGAAATGATTCATTTGAtgaaaactttaaaaaatgtttttgatCCTAACGGAATTATGCTTC CTTATAAATATGTCTAA
- the pwp2 gene encoding U3 snoRNP-associated protein Utp1 produces MKTEFGFSNLVGTIFSKGNLVFTPDGFSILSPVGNRVSVYNLKDNTSYTFPFENHKNISHIALSPTSTLLLSVDEEGRCILCNFLRRSVLHYFNFKSPVGAIEFSPNGKFFAVSLGKLIQVWRTPNSLEEREFAPFVLHREYTGHFDDIVSISWSADSRFFISTSKDLTARLHSVDPIEGFHPCALTGHKNTVVSGFFSKDQQTIYTVSKDGALFVWKYSPLFQAGEVIDEEAEENKTRTHIWLIKERHYFNQNSKLRCAAFHPTSNLLVVGFSSGLFGIYELPSFTMLYQLSITQSNIDTLTVNSTGDWIAIGSSKLGQLLVWEWQSESYVLKQQSHYDALSTLQYSSDGQRIITGADDGKIKVWDMNSGFCIVTFTQHTSAVSGLCFSKRGNVLFSSSLDGSVRAWDLIRYRNFRTFTAPSRVQFSCIAVDPSGEIVCAGSQDSFEIFMWSVQTGQLLETLAGHEGPVSSLSFNSSGSLLASGSWDKTVRIWDIFSRSGIVEPLPIPSDVLSLAFHPDGKEVCVASLDGQLTFWNVQEGKQTSLIDGRKDLSGGRRFDDARTAENSSLNKTFTSICYSADGSCVLSAGTSKYVCLYDIITGVLIKKFQLSKNESLQGVQEMLNSRKMTEAGSIELIDTQGEESDLEDRIDRTLPGARRGDLSARKTRPEIICHGVQFSPSGGAFAAATTEGLMIYSLYNDFLFDPINLDMDITPSTTLTMCAEGEFLISLVMALRLNEYKVVQKVYESIPITDVEHVVQELPVSYLANFMGYLSSFAAETPHIEFHLRWMKSVLTYHGEYLRRKNFEFASQLTSLQKSIVVLSKRLSQLSSNNEFQLSFLLDKMHLRLENTA; encoded by the coding sequence atgaaaactgAATTTGGGTTTTCGAACTTAGTAGGAACAATCTTTTCTAAAGGTAATCTAGTCTTTACTCCTGATggattttctattttaagTCCTGTTGGAAATCGTGTAAGCGTATACAACCTAAAAGATAACACGTCTTATACGTTtccttttgaaaatcataaaaacaTATCTCATATAGCTTTGTCACCTACATCTACACTTCTTTTGTCAGTGGATGAAGAAGGACGATGCATTCtatgcaattttttgagaagaAGTGTGcttcattattttaattttaagtCACCAGTTGGTGCAATTGAGTTTTCTCCTAATGGCAAATTTTTTGCGGTTTCCTTGGGAAAATTAATACAAGTTTGGCGTACGCCTAATTCTTTAGAGGAAAGGGAATTTGCTCCTTTTGTATTGCATCGTGAATATACTGGCCATTTTGACGACATCGTCTCAATTTCTTGGTCAGCCGACTCTCGCTTTTTTATATCTACTTCAAAGGATCTGACCGCTCGTTTACATTCTGTCGACCCTATCGAAGGTTTTCATCCCTGTGCTCTTACTGGTCATAAAAATACAGTAGTATCGGggtttttttctaaagacCAACAAACCATTTATACTGTGAGCAAAGATGGCGCCCTATTTGTTTGGAAATACTCGCCTCTATTCCAAGCAGGAGAGGTAATTGACGAAGAGGCAgaggaaaataaaactcGGACGCATATTTGGTTGATTAAGGAACGACATTATTTCAACCAAAACTCAAAATTACGATGCGCAGCCTTTCATCCTACTAGCAATCTGTTGGTAGTGGGATTCTCTAGCGGGCTTTTTGGTATATATGAATTACCTTCGTTTACAATGTTATACCAATTGAGCATTACCCAATCTAATATCGATACTTTAACTGTAAATTCGACAGGAGATTGGATTGCTATTGGCTCTAGTAAACTTGGACAATTGCTTGTTTGGGAATGGCAGTCAGAATCATATGTTTTAAAACAGCAATCACATTATGATGCGTTGAGTACGTTGCAGTACTCTTCTGATGGTCAGCGAATAATTACTGGTGCTGACGatggaaaaataaaagtttggGATATGAATTCTGGTTTTTGTATCGTTACATTTACTCAGCATACATCTGCAGTATCTGGCCTTTGTTTTTCTAAGCGAGGCAATGTACTCTTTAGTAGCTCTCTTGATGGTTCAGTTCGAGCTTGGGACCTCATACGTTATCGTAATTTCAGAACTTTTACGGCTCCATCCCGGGTTCAGTTTTCTTGCATTGCAGTTGATCCATCAGGCGAAATTGTTTGTGCAGGCTCGCAAGACAGTTTTGAGATATTTATGTGGTCTGTACAAACTGGTCAGCTATTAGAAACATTGGCAGGTCATGAGGGCCCAGTATcatctctttcttttaattcatcCGGTAGCTTATTAGCTAGTGGAAGTTGGGATAAGACGGTACGCATTTGGGACATTTTCAGCAGAAGTGGTATTGTTGAGCCTTTGCCAATTCCATCGGATGTTCTATCCCTTGCTTTTCATCCAGACGGAAAAGAGGTTTGTGTAGCCTCACTTGATGGGCAATTGACTTTTTGGAACGTTCAGGAAGGAAAACAAACATCTTTGATTGACGGTCGAAAAGATCTCTCTGGTGGAAGAAGATTTGATGACGCTCGGACTGCTGAAAATTCTTCTTTGAACAAAACATTTACCTCTATTTGTTATTCTGCTGATGGTTCGTGCGTTCTAAGTGCTGGCACTAGCAAGTATGTTTGCTTGTATGATATAATTACTGGCGTcctaattaaaaaattccaattaTCTAAAAACGAATCATTGCAAGGCGTACAAGAAATGCTGAATAGTCGAAAGATGACTGAAGCTGGGTCTATCGAGTTAATCGATACCCAAGGTGAAGAGTCTGATTTGGAAGACAGAATCGATCGTACGTTACCTGGCGCTAGACGTGGAGATCTTTCTGCTCGAAAAACACGCCCTGAAATTATCTGTCATGGCGTTCAGTTTTCTCCAAGCGGAGGAGCGTTTGCAGCAGCTACTACTGAAGGGCTGATgatttattctttatataatgactttttgtttgatcCTATTAATTTAGATATGGATATCACACCAAGCACCACTCTTACTATGTGTGCGGAAGGAGAGTTCTTGATTTCTCTGGTAATGGCTCTTCGTCTTAACGAATATAAAGTGGTTCAAAAAGTCTATGAATCAATTCCCATAACTGATGTCGAGCATGTAGTCCAAGAACTTCCCGTATCTTACTTGGCTAACTTCATGGGGTATTTAAGTTCGTTTGCCGCCGAAACGCCCCATATCGAGTTTCATTTGAGATGGATGAAGTCTGTACTGACGTACCATGGTGAATACTTAAGACGGAAGAATTTTGAGTTTGCTAGTCAGTTAACCAGTTTGCAAAAATCGATTGTCGTTTTAAGTAAACGTCTTTCTCAATTATCGTCGAACAATGAGTTCCAgttatcttttttactaGATAAAATGCATTTACGTTTGGAAAATACGGCATGA
- the wdr83 gene encoding WD repeat-containing protein, giving the protein MRLEAKTKLSSKAKEPINVVKYNRTGKYVLAAGNERVVRLWNVKSGACIHEYAGHGHEILDLDLVYDSTKFASCGGDKFIQVWDVNTGKVDRRLGGHLAQINTIRYNEDSSILASGSFDSKVRLWDCRSNSFSPIQVLADAKDSVSSIDIAEHLIVTGSTDGTLRTYDIRKGTLSSDYFSHPITSVKTSKSASFSLISSLNSSIHLLDQETGKILKSYIGLKNMEYRVRSSFNQSETIVFSGSEDGKVYLWDLENETQITSTSVVGTPIVTDISCHPTMDDFIIATVHGDLFIYQYN; this is encoded by the exons ATGCGATTGGAAGCTAAAACTAAGCTGAGCTCTAAAGCAAAAGAACCTATTAATGTCGTAAAATATAACAGGACTGGAAAGTACGTCCTTGCTGCTGGTAACGAAAGGGTTGTGCGACTTTGGAATGTAAAGAGCGGCGCATGCATACATGAATATGCTGGACATGGTCATGAAATACTAGATTTGGATTTAGTCTATGACAGTACAAAATTTGCTAGCTGCGGCGGTGACAAATTCATTCAAGTATGGGACGTGAATACTGGAAAGGTAGATAGAAGACTTGGAGGCCATTTGGCTCAAATTAATACAATTCGTTATAACGAGGACTCCTCCATTTTAGCTAGCG GTTCGTTCGATTCTAAAGTTCGATTATGGGATTGTCG TTCTAATTCTTTTAGCCCTATTCAGGTCTTAGCAGATGCGAAAGACAGTGTTTCTTCTATCGACATTGCTGAGCATCTTATAGTTACTGGATCAACTGATGGCACTTTAAGAACATATGATATTCGAAAGGGAACATTGAGTTCAGATTACTTTTCTC aTCCCATTACATCAGTCAAGACTTCTAAAAGCGcatcattttctttgatctcttctttaaattcatCTATTCATCTACTTGACCAAGAAACGGGTAAAATCTTGAAAAGTTATATCGGTCTGAAAAACATGGAGTACCGAGTTAGATCTAGCTTTAATCAAAGTGAAACAATTGTTTTCAGCGGAAGTGAGGATGGTAAAGTATATCTATGggatttagaaaatgaaacCCAAATAACATCCACTTCCGTTGTTGGTACTCCAATTGTCACTGATATATCTTGTCATCCTACTATGGATGACTTTATCATAGCTACTGTTCATGGTGATTTGTTCATATACCAGTACAACTGA